Below is a genomic region from Ferrovibrio sp. MS7.
CGATGCGCTTGGCACCGAAGCCATCACCATGCCGGCAACGCCGCTGAAGGTCTGGCAGACCATCCAGGCGACGAAGCCCGCCATGGCAGCCGAGTAAGGGAGAACCAGCCTATGTATTCGTTCAACTATCATCGCCCCGCCTCGCTCGCCGATGCCTCTGCCCTGCTGGCCAAGGCCAGCGACGGCAAGCTGCTGGCCGGCGGCCAGACCCTGCTGCCGACCCTGAAGCAGCGCCTCGCCCAACCCTCCGATCTGGTCGACCTCGGCGGTATCGCCGAATTGTCGGGCATCAAGGTGGAAGGCGGCGCTGTGGTGATCGGCGCCGGCACCAAGCATGCCGCCGTCGCTGCCTCCGCCGAGGTCAAGAAGGCCATCCCGGCCCTCAGCCACCTCGCCGGCGGCATCGGCGACCCGCAGGTGCGCAACATGGGCACGCTTGGCGGCTCGGTCGCCAATAACGACCCGGCGGCGGATTATCCGGCCGCCGTGCTCGGCCTCGGCGCCACCGTGCACACCAACAAGCGCACGATTGCCGCCGACGACTTCTTCACCGGCCTGTTCGAGACGGCGCTGGCGGAAGGCGAGATCATCACCAAGATCGCCTTCCCCGTGCCGAAGCGGGCCGGCTATGTGAAGTTCCCCAACCCGGCCTCGCGCTATGTGATGGTCGGTGCCTTCGTGGCCGAAACCGCGTCCGGCATCCGCGTTGCCATCAACGGCGCCGGCCCCGGTGTGTTCCGCCACAAGGAGATGGAGGCAGCGCTCGCCAAGTCCTTCTCAGGTGACGCGCTCAAGGGCATCAAGACCGATCCGAAGCGGATGAACAACGACATCCATGCCTCGGCAGAATACCGCGCCCATCTGGTCGGCGTGATCGCCAAGCGGGCGGTGGAGGCGGCGCTGGGCTGATACCCTCCCGCCGGGCTTGTTCAGGGGCCGCCGGGCAACCGGCGGCCCTTAACATTTGAGCAACCATTCCCAGGCAATCTCTGGTTACTATTTGCCAGAAAGGGGCGAGTCTGCGGACTCGGCGGGAGAAGCCATGGCCAGTTTGAACAATATGGAATGCGTCATCCTCTGCGGTGGTCTTGGCACCCGCCTGCGCGAGGAGACCGAGTTCAAGCCGAAGCCGATGGTGGAAATCGGCGGCCGCCCTATCGTCTGGCACATCATGCGGCATTACGCCTCCTACGGCGTGCGCAACTTCGTGCTCTGCCTCGGCTACAAGGGCGACGCGATCCGCGACTATTTCCTCAATTACCGCATGCGCAACGCCGATGTGGCGGTGTCGCTGGCCGACAACAACATCGAATTGCTGAGCCAGCCCAACGTGGATGACTGGCGCGTGGTGCTGGCCGAGACCGGCGCCGAGACCCAGACCGGCGGCCGCATCAAGCGCGCCATCCGTCATGTGCGCGGCCAGCGCTTCTTCGCCACCTATGGCGATGGCGTCGCCAATGTGGATATCGCGGCGCTGCATGCGCTGCATGAGCAGCGCGGCCTGGAGGCCACTGTCACCGCCGTGCATCCCTCCTCGCGCTATGGCGAGATCGACATCCAGGACGGCACCGTGCACAGCTTCCAGGAGAAGCCCCAGGTTGGCGCCGGCTGGATCAATGGCGGCTTCTTCGTGTTCGAGCGCCAGGTCTTCGAGCGCGCTTCCGATAATCCGAAGATGGTGCTGGAAACCGATATCCTGCCGCCGCTGACCCAGGCCAAGCAGCTCGCAGCCTATCACCATGACGGCTTCTGGCAGTGCATGGACACCTACCGCGAAATGCAGATGCTGAACGAGATGTGGCAGAGCGGCCGCGCGCCCTGGCTGCGTTCGTAAGAAGGACGCGTCGCCGTGGCACCGCTGCCCGATCCGAGTTTCTGGCGCGGCAAACGCGTTTTCCTCACCGGCCATAGTGGCTTTGTCGGCGGCTGGACTGGCTATTGGCTCAGCCTGCTCGGCGCCGAGGTCACTGGCTTCGCCCTGCCGCCGCCAAGCAACCCGCATTTCTCCGGCCATGTGGCGCTGCATACCCGCCTGAAATCCATCGAGGGCGATGTACGCGATGCGGCGCATCTGGAGCGCGCCATGCGCGCCGCTGATCCGGAAATCCTGCTGCATCTCGCCGCCCAGCCGATCGTGCGCGAAGCCTACAAGAACCCGGTCGACAGTTTCGCCACCAATGTGATGGGCACGGTGCATGCGCTGGAAGCGGCGCGCGGCTGCTCACGCCTGCGCACCACCATCGTCTTCACCAC
It encodes:
- a CDS encoding FAD binding domain-containing protein, coding for MYSFNYHRPASLADASALLAKASDGKLLAGGQTLLPTLKQRLAQPSDLVDLGGIAELSGIKVEGGAVVIGAGTKHAAVAASAEVKKAIPALSHLAGGIGDPQVRNMGTLGGSVANNDPAADYPAAVLGLGATVHTNKRTIAADDFFTGLFETALAEGEIITKIAFPVPKRAGYVKFPNPASRYVMVGAFVAETASGIRVAINGAGPGVFRHKEMEAALAKSFSGDALKGIKTDPKRMNNDIHASAEYRAHLVGVIAKRAVEAALG
- the rfbF gene encoding glucose-1-phosphate cytidylyltransferase; the protein is MASLNNMECVILCGGLGTRLREETEFKPKPMVEIGGRPIVWHIMRHYASYGVRNFVLCLGYKGDAIRDYFLNYRMRNADVAVSLADNNIELLSQPNVDDWRVVLAETGAETQTGGRIKRAIRHVRGQRFFATYGDGVANVDIAALHALHEQRGLEATVTAVHPSSRYGEIDIQDGTVHSFQEKPQVGAGWINGGFFVFERQVFERASDNPKMVLETDILPPLTQAKQLAAYHHDGFWQCMDTYREMQMLNEMWQSGRAPWLRS